The proteins below come from a single Zea mays cultivar B73 chromosome 8, Zm-B73-REFERENCE-NAM-5.0, whole genome shotgun sequence genomic window:
- the LOC100194263 gene encoding uncharacterized LOC100194263: protein MTLFSSDSTSELYHPNGGGRTSSRRRSHHHRSRRRRSHHQRRSHHHRRSHRNISRRAPRRALPRTGDPAPAPSDAHFLPLVSVDTEKHRERDSVKKLMTTGAASAGMAVVKRSSNPYLDFRSSMMEMVLGRRIGSVGNMEELLGSYLSLNSPRHHPAILAAFEDVWEAVFREDEE, encoded by the coding sequence ATGACGCTCTTCTCGTCCGACTCCACGTCCGAGCTCTACCACCCCAACGGCGGCGGCAgaaccagcagcaggaggaggagtCATCATCACAggagcaggaggaggaggagtcATCATCAAAGGAGGAGTCATCATCACAGGAGGAGTCACAGGAACATAAGTCGCCGCGCGCCACGGCGTGCGCTGCCGAGAACCGGCGACCCGGCGCCGGCACCATCCGACGCTCATTTCCTGCCTCTGGTGTCCGTGGACACGGAGAAGCACAGGGAACGCGACAGCGTCAAGAAGCTGATGACGACGGGCGCGGCGTCGGCGGGCATGGCGGTGGTGAAGCGCTCGAGCAACCCCTACCTGGACTTCCGCAGCTCGATGATGGAGATGGTGCTGGGGCGGCGCATCGGCAGCGTGGGGAACATGGAGGAGCTCCTGGGGTCGTACCTCTCGCTCAACTCGCCGCGCCACCACCCGGCCATCCTTGCCGCCTTCGAGGACGTCTGGGAGGCCGTCTTCCGCGAGGACGAGGAGTGA